Proteins from a genomic interval of Aquisalimonas asiatica:
- a CDS encoding DUF4124 domain-containing protein gives MKPLLPHRCACTLATLLVASLLAAPAGADGQLYRWTDDDGNVHYSDRLPADRAPDGRDVYDRSGRHLERIDAALSEEERALKREREAQEREAQALAEERAAEQADYDRMLRDTYTHPDDVRAARDERLRTLEATASLAGSRIERYRDELERLQDEAARLERQSDGDPAPAYERIDEVRERIARQERFIERREAEMADVRETFQGHLERLQELQARDN, from the coding sequence ATGAAACCGCTGTTGCCACACCGCTGCGCCTGCACCCTGGCCACGCTGCTCGTCGCCAGCCTGCTGGCCGCGCCCGCGGGGGCCGATGGTCAGCTCTACCGCTGGACGGACGACGACGGCAACGTGCACTACAGCGACCGGCTGCCGGCGGACCGCGCACCGGACGGCCGCGACGTGTACGACCGTTCGGGCCGGCACCTGGAGCGCATCGACGCCGCCCTGTCCGAGGAGGAGCGGGCACTGAAGCGCGAACGGGAGGCCCAGGAGCGCGAAGCGCAGGCGCTGGCCGAGGAGCGGGCGGCAGAGCAGGCGGACTATGACCGCATGCTCCGCGACACCTACACCCACCCGGACGACGTGCGGGCAGCCCGTGACGAGCGCCTGCGCACCCTTGAGGCTACGGCATCACTCGCTGGCAGCCGGATCGAGCGCTATCGTGACGAGCTGGAACGGCTGCAGGACGAGGCGGCCCGCCTGGAACGGCAGTCCGACGGCGATCCCGCTCCCGCCTACGAGCGCATCGACGAGGTGCGCGAACGGATCGCCCGGCAGGAGCGGTTCATCGAGCGCCGGGAAGCGGAGATGGCCGACGTGCGCGAGACCTTCCAGGGGCACCTGGAACGCCTGCAGGAGCTCCAGGCCCGGGACAACTGA
- the argB gene encoding acetylglutamate kinase: MTTTTKTPAEVAEVLTEALPYIQRFHGKTIVVKFGGNAMVDEALKRSFARDIVLMKLVGFNPVVVHGGGPQIGELLDRIGKETRFVDGMRVTDAETMDVVEMVLGGLVNKEIVQLINAQGGRAVGLTGKDGGLIRARQLRLDGMGADTPGSELPDIGHVGEVASIDASVVNMLDTGEFIPVIAPIGVGDDGRGYNINADLVAGKLAEVLGAEKLILLTNTEGLLDKDGHLLTGLDAERVEELIQDGTIQGGMLPKIRCALESVQNGVRAAHIIDGRVTHAVLLELFTDRGVGTLIHGPS; encoded by the coding sequence ATGACCACCACCACCAAGACCCCAGCCGAAGTCGCCGAAGTCCTCACCGAGGCGCTGCCCTACATCCAGCGCTTCCACGGCAAGACCATCGTGGTGAAGTTCGGCGGCAACGCCATGGTCGACGAGGCGCTCAAGCGCTCCTTCGCCCGTGACATCGTTCTCATGAAGCTGGTGGGCTTCAATCCGGTGGTGGTCCACGGCGGCGGCCCCCAGATCGGCGAACTGCTTGACCGCATCGGCAAGGAAACCCGCTTCGTGGACGGCATGCGCGTGACCGACGCCGAAACCATGGACGTGGTGGAGATGGTGCTGGGTGGGCTGGTGAACAAGGAGATCGTCCAGCTTATCAACGCCCAGGGCGGCCGGGCCGTCGGGCTCACGGGCAAGGACGGGGGGCTGATCCGGGCCCGGCAGCTGCGGCTGGACGGCATGGGCGCAGACACCCCCGGGAGTGAACTGCCGGACATCGGCCACGTGGGCGAAGTGGCCAGCATCGACGCCTCGGTGGTGAACATGCTCGACACGGGCGAGTTCATCCCGGTGATTGCGCCCATCGGCGTCGGCGACGACGGGCGCGGCTACAACATCAATGCCGATCTGGTTGCCGGCAAGCTGGCGGAAGTGCTCGGCGCCGAGAAACTGATCCTGCTCACCAACACGGAAGGCCTGCTGGACAAGGACGGCCACCTGCTCACCGGTCTCGACGCCGAGCGGGTGGAAGAGCTGATCCAGGACGGCACCATCCAGGGCGGCATGCTGCCCAAGATCCGCTGTGCGCTGGAGTCGGTACAGAACGGCGTGCGTGCGGCCCACATCATCGACGGCCGGGTCACCCATGCCGTGCTGCTGGAGCTGTTCACCGACCGCGGCGTGGGCACGCTGATCCACGGGCCGTCCTGA